A part of Candidatus Methylomirabilota bacterium genomic DNA contains:
- a CDS encoding protein-disulfide reductase DsbD domain-containing protein, which yields MRLTPPRDIWLRLARLLALGSAPALAFAMSLGAPPPACAADAPLVTVDLISESAGISPGGAIWVGIRQRIAPGWHTYWINPGDSGEALTIEWALPPGFTAEPIVWPHPERIPVGPAMSHGYTGETVLLVRVSAPSGLPPGRDVVLRGRAAWLVCEKIC from the coding sequence ATGCGGCTGACTCCTCCGCGTGACATCTGGCTCCGGCTCGCGCGCCTGCTCGCGCTCGGGTCCGCCCCCGCCCTTGCCTTCGCGATGAGCCTGGGCGCGCCGCCCCCCGCCTGCGCGGCGGATGCGCCGCTCGTCACCGTCGACCTCATCTCGGAATCCGCGGGCATCAGCCCCGGGGGCGCGATCTGGGTGGGCATCCGCCAGCGCATCGCGCCCGGTTGGCACACCTACTGGATCAACCCCGGCGACTCCGGCGAGGCCCTCACGATCGAGTGGGCGCTGCCCCCCGGCTTCACCGCGGAGCCCATTGTATGGCCGCATCCCGAGCGCATTCCCGTTGGCCCCGCGATGAGCCACGGCTACACGGGCGAGACCGTGCTCCTGGTCCGCGTGAGCGCGCCCTCCGGTCTTCCGCCGGGACGCGACGTCGTACTGCGCGGTCGCGCCGCCTGGCTCGTGTGCGAGAAGATCTGC